A stretch of DNA from Streptomyces sp. NBC_01197:
TTGACAGCCCAGACGCGACCGTCGCGGCCGGCTGTACAGATCTGGTCGCCGCGTTCCGCGAAGGGTGCTCCCCGAGCACGCTCATCTCATTGCGACGAACCGACGGGTTGCGCACCGCCGAGCACTGTGCCGGAGAGCTCCGCCTCGGTGCGTTGCTGACTCACCACGAAGGTTCCCAGCATCCAACAGTCAACCGGGTGCTACCCCCGCTAGGTACGGCCTGGTCGAGCATCGCCACAGTCCGTATCCGCTTCCAGGCGACGTTGGGCGGGAACATCATGGCTCGTCGCCAGCGGTACGAGATGGCCGTCATCCTGGGCGCCCTTGAGACCCAGCTGCAGTTTTCCGGACCAGCAGGGGAGCGGAGTTGTAGCCTCGATGAGTTCGTTCATGCCCGTCCAGCCGAACCCGCTCTACTGCACCACCTTGTGGTGAACACCGAATCGCTGTACTCGTTCAGCTACGACCGCTCGCTGCGCCCGCTGACCACTGTGGCGCTCGCGATCAGGTACACCAGTGGCGGGTTCCGCCTGACAGCCGTCGTCGGATCGGAGTATCGCCACCCCGTCCTGCTTCGCGCCGAGATCGCGGCCGAACGAATGACTGCGGCCGATCGAGCCGATCTCGCCCACCACATGGCGGCCCAGATGCCAGACCGGGTTGGCGACTACGCCGGCAGCATCGAATATCGCCGCAAAGTCGTCGAAGTTCTGCTGCGGCGTCAACTTGAATCCGGACCGGAGGCAATGTCATGAGCAGCGATACGCAACCGATCGAGGACATCGACTCCGGTGAGAGTATGCGGGTCGAGTTCGTGCTCAACGGTGAACAATGCCTCGTCGAGGTGCCAACCAGCACGATCCTGCTGACTATGCTGCGCCGGGACCTGAACTTGACTGGTGTACGCGGCTCCTGTGAGCGGGGCGTGTGCGGCACGTGCACGGTTCTGGTGGACGACCGGCCCGTCGCGTCCTGCTCGCTGTTCGCCTTCGATGTTGAGGGAACCACCGTGGAGACCATCGAGGGCCAGCAGGACGGGGACAACCTGAGCCCGGTCCAACGAGCCTTCTCCGAGTGCGGTGGTTTCCAATGCGGTTACTGCACACCCGGAATGATCATGCTCGCTACTGCGCTACTGCGAACCAACGTGAAGCCGGACCGGGAGGAGGTCCGGAAGTGGATCGCTTCGAACATCTGCCGATGCACCGGCTACGAGATGATCCTGGAAGCAGTCGAACGCGCCGGCGAGCTGGCCGAGGCCTCCGACGGGGAGGACAACTCGTGAGCACCGTTGTGGGACGGGACGATCCTCGCCGCGACGCACTGGCGAAGGTGACCGGCAGAGCGCGGTACGGGTACGACGTCAGTGTGGCGGGGATGCTGCACGCAATGGTACTGCGCAGCCCGCACGCGCACGCGCGGGTGGTGTCGATTGATGCCACGAAGGCGGAGAAACTTGAGGGCGTACACGCCGTGCTCACCCGGGGCCACCTGGACGGACTCGACCCGATGTGCGGCGCATACGTGAGGGACCAGCCGTTCGTGGCGCTGGATACCGTTCGCTATGTCGGTGAGGTGGTGGCAGCCGTCGCCGCTGAAGACGAGCACATCGCGCTCGCCGCCCTGGACCTCATCGACGTCGAGTACGAGAAGCTGCCTGACGCCTCGTCGGTTCTGGACGCCCGCGGCGATGACGCGCCCGAACTGTTCCCCACCCCACCACAGGCTTTCATCCCGCGGTACGGTCCGGGCGCTTCCGCCGCCGTGCGTACGGCCCGCAACGTCAGCTTCGAGTACCGCTACACCACAGGGCCGATCGATGTATGGCACGAGTGTGACCATGTCTTCACCGATACCTTCACCTTCTCGCGGATGCAGCACATGCATCTCGAGCCATTCGTCAGCGTCGCGGTCGCGCCGGCTGATCGGGTGGAGGTGTGGACGAGCACCCAGGAGCCGTTTCAGCTTCGCCAAGAGCTCGCCCGGATATTTAAGGTCCCAGAGAACACCGTGCAGGTACACGTCGAAATGCTCGGTGGAGGTTTCGGAGCAAAGACCAACTGCCGCACTGAACCGATTGCCATACGCCTCTCCCAGCTCAGCGGAGGGCGCCCCGTCCGGTACTGCCTGACGACGGAAGAAGCCTTTCTGACCGTCAGCCAGCACGAGGCGATCCTGACGCTGACAACGGGGCTGGCGGCTGACGGTACATTCCTGGCGCGCAAGAGTGAAGTACTCCTCAATGCCGGAGCCTATTCCGACTACAGCCCGCTGGTGGCAGAGAAGGCCGGCTATCGGATGCCGGGAGCCTACCGATGGCGTCATATTGACACGGCATGCCAAACCGTCATGACCAACACCGTCCCAGCTGGCGCTTTCCGCGGATTCGGTGGGACACAGGCGACCTGGGCCAATGAGCGGCAGCTGGACCTTATCGCCGCCCGGTTGGGAATGGACCCCCTCAAGCTCAGGCTGAAGAACGTTCTTGACCTCGGTGAAAGAAGCGTGCCAGGGGAGACCCCCCTCGATAGCGACTTTTCCTTGGGACTGGGTCTCATAGCTGATGCGATCGGATACCACGAGCGCAGTCTCGTGGCTAACCGGGGAATGGGCATCGCGCTGGCCTGTAAAGACGGTGGCGGCATGAACAAGTTGAGCGAGGCCCGCGTCAACATTGACACTGCTGGCAACGTCTGTCTGCAATCGGCGCTGGTCGAGATGGGACAGGGCGGGCACAGCGCGCTCATCCAAATCGTTGCCGATGTTCTGCGGACGGATCCAAGCAAGGTCAAGTATGTCTCGGTCGACACTGATCACTCACCGTACGATTCGGGGACACACTCGTCCTCCGGAATCGCAGTGATGGGCCGCGCGGTCCAGCAGGCGGCGGAACAGGCCCGGCACACGGTCCTCGACTTTGCCGCCAAAGAGCTAGGAATCTCGCCCCAGGAGCTTGAGCTGCGCAATTGGGAGGTCGTTGCCAAGGGGCAGGTGTACTCGCTCACCCCGTTGACTCGCCGAGTATTCGGTGGGAGGAGTTATGAGTTCACTGGCGATGGCCACTATAAGCCGGACTCTTCAGCCGAGTCGGCTTTCGAGACGCCCTGTGCCTTCTGGGAAGTTGCCTGGGCCGCAGCTGAAGTCACCGTAGATCCGGAGACCGGAAGGGTCGAACTCCTCAAGCTCGTGATCAGCGGGGATGCCGGGAAGGTGATCAACGCCCTGGGGGCGCGAGGCCAAGACGAGGGCGCGGCAGTCATGGGCATAGGACAGGCCCTGTTCGAAGAGCTGCGCTACGAGGGGAGCGAATTGCTCAACGGCGAAGCCCTGAACTACCGGCTGCCCATGGCCGACGACCTGCCGCGCTCGTTTGTCTCCATTACCCAGGAGCAAGGCCACGGATCAGGTCCCTTCGGCTCCAAGGGCCTTGGCGAGGGCGGCATGCTCCCCGTGCCGCCGGCTATCGCCGCGGCGATAGCCGACGCTGTCGGAGCACAGATCACCAGCCTCCCCATGAGCCCCGAACGAGTACTCACTGCCATCGAAGCCGTCCACGAACACGACTGCGAGCCGTGATGGTCGGCACGCCCAAGTGAATTTTCACGCCCAAGCTCGTGCCGAACGACCAGGGTTTCAGGGGGCGGACTACGAAGGGGCCCGTAGAGCTCCGCGGAGTCGCCGGGCGGAACGCTTTCCCGGACCTCACAACAACGATCGAGGACGTCATCGTGGACGGAGACCGGATCTGCTACCGCTGGTCATAGATTGGACAAGGGTTCGTACCTGGGGATTCCGCCTATAGGCAGGCCAGTCACAGCAGCCGGGATCACGATCAGCCGGTGAGTGGCGGCAAGATCGCCGATGAGTGGGGCACCTTGGAACAAGGTCAGCGTTCTGCACAGTAATTGGGAATCTTGCCCATAGTCCCGCGGGTCGCCGCCGACTGACACCGGGGCCTGCGGTCGAAGGCTTTCGTCCCCGCCGCGGTGACGGCCGGTGGCATAGTGTTCGCCCTTGCTGACGTCAAGGCCGCAGAAGACGTCCATGCGATGTGCCCGGACGGGCCTCTGCGAAGGGCACCTGTGCAGTACACGGCCGTCCTGCTCACGGGAAGCCCGGTGAGAGGCTGACACTCCTCTCGCGTGACGCTCGGTTGACGCTCCGACCGCCGGATCGGCTTCCCGAAGAGCCAGAAAATGGCCTCTGGCCTGGCATTTCTCTATATCCCACATGATGTGACACATTTTCGATGACGCATCACGTGGAGTGGTGGCGATCTTGGAGCCGGCCGCAAAGGGCTCCTGGTCTGCGATTTTGCCCCTGCATATTATGTGCGGTATGTGCGTTACGGGCGATATCTTGACGCTGAAATGACGCTCGTTCTGATGGCGTGTCGGGTGCACCGGCGGGCTGGCTGGTCAGGCCATTGGAAGAGCAGTGTTGGTGAGCGAGGAGCTCTTCTTTTCGCCACCTCAGCGGCGGTCGTCCGCGCTGATAGAACGTCGTCAGGCTGCGGGCTCGAGGGAAGTCAGTTCCTCAGAGCGTGGACGCCCGAAATGCTTGCCGAGCTCTACCTTCGCGGCGTGGCCTGGCTGCCCGGAGGAGTCGGGCGTTGGCCGTATCGCCC
This window harbors:
- a CDS encoding (2Fe-2S)-binding protein, coding for MSSDTQPIEDIDSGESMRVEFVLNGEQCLVEVPTSTILLTMLRRDLNLTGVRGSCERGVCGTCTVLVDDRPVASCSLFAFDVEGTTVETIEGQQDGDNLSPVQRAFSECGGFQCGYCTPGMIMLATALLRTNVKPDREEVRKWIASNICRCTGYEMILEAVERAGELAEASDGEDNS
- a CDS encoding xanthine dehydrogenase family protein molybdopterin-binding subunit — encoded protein: MSTVVGRDDPRRDALAKVTGRARYGYDVSVAGMLHAMVLRSPHAHARVVSIDATKAEKLEGVHAVLTRGHLDGLDPMCGAYVRDQPFVALDTVRYVGEVVAAVAAEDEHIALAALDLIDVEYEKLPDASSVLDARGDDAPELFPTPPQAFIPRYGPGASAAVRTARNVSFEYRYTTGPIDVWHECDHVFTDTFTFSRMQHMHLEPFVSVAVAPADRVEVWTSTQEPFQLRQELARIFKVPENTVQVHVEMLGGGFGAKTNCRTEPIAIRLSQLSGGRPVRYCLTTEEAFLTVSQHEAILTLTTGLAADGTFLARKSEVLLNAGAYSDYSPLVAEKAGYRMPGAYRWRHIDTACQTVMTNTVPAGAFRGFGGTQATWANERQLDLIAARLGMDPLKLRLKNVLDLGERSVPGETPLDSDFSLGLGLIADAIGYHERSLVANRGMGIALACKDGGGMNKLSEARVNIDTAGNVCLQSALVEMGQGGHSALIQIVADVLRTDPSKVKYVSVDTDHSPYDSGTHSSSGIAVMGRAVQQAAEQARHTVLDFAAKELGISPQELELRNWEVVAKGQVYSLTPLTRRVFGGRSYEFTGDGHYKPDSSAESAFETPCAFWEVAWAAAEVTVDPETGRVELLKLVISGDAGKVINALGARGQDEGAAVMGIGQALFEELRYEGSELLNGEALNYRLPMADDLPRSFVSITQEQGHGSGPFGSKGLGEGGMLPVPPAIAAAIADAVGAQITSLPMSPERVLTAIEAVHEHDCEP
- a CDS encoding FAD binding domain-containing protein, which encodes MRQQVGGAGLLAPTQTALPPFRLCRPRTLDEARRLLIDSPDATVAAGCTDLVAAFREGCSPSTLISLRRTDGLRTAEHCAGELRLGALLTHHEGSQHPTVNRVLPPLGTAWSSIATVRIRFQATLGGNIMARRQRYEMAVILGALETQLQFSGPAGERSCSLDEFVHARPAEPALLHHLVVNTESLYSFSYDRSLRPLTTVALAIRYTSGGFRLTAVVGSEYRHPVLLRAEIAAERMTAADRADLAHHMAAQMPDRVGDYAGSIEYRRKVVEVLLRRQLESGPEAMS